A single genomic interval of Dromiciops gliroides isolate mDroGli1 chromosome 1, mDroGli1.pri, whole genome shotgun sequence harbors:
- the LOC122735577 gene encoding mucin-12-like isoform X14, whose translation MEKLLQLVEGMHIEEMSSHQTLQPEPPRAQKRPLSPQAGLSSPKRKVVPRLEEKEPETVQGIDESKKEEKKKDIAGAGIERGASQAHSIRWPVESKNKYVHISLGDQDESPEFSQTGLALTETKLAATEMLSNTGDGATSSLSTRCSETKSVSAEIMHELSDDFSESEDSDTESLSSQCSDKRLTFIDIKSMATEILGESVETDKRAVSTKSELAGKGMLSESVAPDTGSSDSKCSDSKLAPPEGKATAKSVMPDHGSPDTNLLSSEPSETSTISLEDKAVPTKMLSEKVTPTTSGLSSQRSETRHDSPERKAVVSEVSESVSAAPSVSSDDGSETRCVSPERKPLVTEMSQTVSSDPSVSSESCESKCTSLESQSVATGKLSEAVAPDPSASSAEGLKTKRPSHKSKPVVTGELTESISPTSSILGSEESETRSVSPESKPLVSGRLSETVSPASSILASEDSETRGASPESKAIVGKMLSETLPRAPNVLTPECSEARCTSSESKPVVGELLSEKVSLPPVVLSSKCLETECAPAESKPVVSRTCSGTVSPVPKVLSTECSEARCLSSETKPVVTGMVSETRSLAPDVSCGECSDSVDIKPVVARIIPERLSPPISISSTEYSDAGYTSPERKPVVTGVAPGRLSPPISISSTEYSEASCASPEESKPIVSGLFPEVLSPAISISSEFSEGAYFCTDRKPIVAGTFSERLSLDTCASVSECSETSGTSPERKPIVAERVAARMSPAPIVLSSECSETSYASPERKPLVAGRYVERLSPSTSALYTEFSESSRFFSETRPAAAGEYSGRLSPDTGSFSSESSEASGASPERKPVIGRVYPGRLSPPISISSTEYSDPGGASPERKPIVSGLFSRRLSSPISISSTEYSDMGGASPERKPVISELLSERVRPVQTVLSSVCSDDRCISPETKPVVSGIFSGTLFSATSILASEGSESRCTSPENKPTVSGLFSETGSLPPDVLSTSCLDARCVSPGSKPVEGTMFSETLFSGTSILASEGSESRSISPENKPTVSGMFSETLFSGPSILASEGSGTRCTSPENKPVVTGMFSETLSPPPNIFSSESLDTRCISPENKPVVTGMFSETLSPPINIFSSESSDTRCVSPESKPVVTGLLSGRLSPPISISSTEYSDTECASPERKPVVGEMLSERLSPPISISSTEYSDTECASPERKPIVTGLFSERLPPTSSILPSLCSEIKFASIQNKPSVSGLFPEGLSPSTSFFTSQYSDTRCTSPDSKPVMARLFPQATSLLPSRYFETSDDSSESKAAETGRLSPCTSLFSSQSSETRFSSTERLPPISSLLPELVDPTTFILAAQCPGLRFASSENNPEGSAPSPEGLSPATGFVYPPSSETRAASSENNPEVSEVFSERLSPTTGIVSSLCFEKILASTGSKPVVSRMFSESMFPATGFLYPPESDPAVSGIFSERLSPATGIMSSLCFLTIFASTESKSIVSTVFSESVSPTTGIVSSLCFVIILASTESDLAIIGVFSEGLSPSTGITFRPCSETGAALTDSNSAGTGVFSGSLSPTGGITFPPCSETEAALTDSNSAGTGVFSGSLSPTAECLSPSTGITFPPCSETGAALTDSNPVGTGVVSEKPSPTAGITFPPCSEKGAALTDSNSAGTGVFSGSLSPTAECVSPSTGITFPPCSETGAALTDSGPVGTGVVSEKPSPTAGISFPPCLETGADSTGSDTTGIGMLSKSLSPTAGADLTGSDTTGIGMLSKSLSPTAGADLTGSDTTGIRMLSKSLSPTADISFPPCLETGADLTGSDTTGIGMLSKSLSPTAGISFPPCLETGADLTGSDTTGIGMLSKSLSPTADISFPPCLETGADSTGSDTTGIGMLSKSLSPTADISFPPCLETGADSTGSDTTGIGMLSKSLSPTADISFPPCLETGADLTGSDTTGIGMLSKSLSPTADISFPPCLETGADSTGSDTTGIGMLSKSLSPTADISFPPCLETGADLAGSDTTGIGMLSERLSPIADISFPPCLETGADLAGSDTTGIGMLSDRLSPTADISFPPCLETGADLTGSDTTGIGMLSERLSPTADEAAMRTALPDDN comes from the exons AAACTCCTCCAGCTGGTAGAAGGCATGCATATAGAGGAGATGTCTTCCCACCAGACGCTCCAGCCGGAGCCCCCCAGAGCTCAGAAGCGTCCCCTCTCACCACAGGctggcctgagctctcccaaaagGAAAGTTGTCCCTAGGTTGGAGGAGAAGGAGCCTGAGACTGTGCAAGGTATAGATGAGagtaagaaagaggagaaaaagaaagatattgcaggCGCTGGAATAGAGCGGGGAGCCTCACAAGCTCACTCTATCAGATGGCCGgtagaaagcaaaaataaatatgtgCACATCAGTTTGGGTGACCAAGATGAGAGCCCTGAGTTTTCTCAAACAGGATTAGCTTTAACAGAGACCAAGCTTGCGGCAACTGAAATGTTATCAAATACTGGGGATGGTGCTACAAGTAGCTTGTCTACTCGGTGTTCGGAAACAAAATCTGTTTCCGCAGAGATCATGCATGAATTAAGTGATGACTTTTCAGAGAGTGAGGATTCTGACACAGAGAGCTTGTCGTCTCAGTGTTCTGACAAAAGGCTTACTTTCATAGACATCAAGTCTATGGCAACTGAAATATTAGGAGAAAGTGTGGAGACTGATAAGAGGGCTGTTTCTACAAAAAGTGAGCTTGCCGGAAAGGGAATGTTGTCAGAGAGCGTGGCTCCTGACACAGGTAGCTCGGATTCTAAGTGTTCTGATTCGAAATTGGCTCCCCCCGAGGGAAAGGCTACGGCAAAGAGTGTAATGCCAGACCATGGGTCTCCTGATACAAATCTCTTGTCCTCTGAGCCTTCGGAAACTAGTACTATTTCCCTAGAGGACAAGGCTGTGCCAACCAAAATGTTATCAGAAAAGGTAACCCCCACCACAAGTGGTTTGTCTTCCCAGCGTTCAGAAACTAGGCATGATTCCCCCGAGAGAAAGGCTGTAGTATCTGAAGTGTCAGAGAGTGTGTCTGCAGCCCCCAGTGTGTCGTCTGATGACGGCTCGGAAACTAGATGTGTTTCCCCTGAGAGGAAGCCTCTAGTAACCGAAATGTCACAGACAGTGTCTTCTGACCCTAGTGTTTCGTCTGAGTCTTGTGAAAGTAAATGTACTTCCTTAGAAAGTCAATCTGTGGCAACAGGAAAGTTATCAGAGGCAGTGGCTCCTGACCCAAGTGCCTCATCTGCTGAGGGTCTGAAGACTAAACGTCCTTCCCATAAGAGCAAGCCTGTAGTAACTGGCGAGCTCACAGAGTCAATATCTCCAACCTCAAGTATCTTGGGCTCAGAGGAATCGGAGACTAGAAGTGTCTCCCCTGAGAGCAAACCCTTAGTAAGTGGAAGGCTCTCAGAGACAGTGTCTCCAGCCTCAAGCATCTTGGCCTCTGAGGATTCAGAGACAAGAGGTGCCTCCCCTGAGAGCAAGGCTATAGTAGGCAAAATGCTCTCAGAGACCTTGCCTAGAGCCCCAAATGTTTTGACTCCTGAATGTTCTGAGGCTAGATGCACTTCCTCTGAGAGCAAGCCAGTAGTAGGTGAATTGCTCTCAGAGAAAGTGTCTCTACCCCCAGTTGTCCTGTCTTCAAAATGTTTGGAGACTGAGTGTGCACCGGCAGAAAGCAAACCTGTTGTTAGTAGAACGTGCTCGGGGACAGTGTCacctgtcccaaaagtcttgtcTACTGAATGTTCTGAGGCTagatgcctttcctctgagaccaAGCCAGTAGTAACTGGAATGGTCTCAGAGACTAGGTCTCTAGCCCCAGATGTCTCGTGTGGTGAATGTTCGGATTCCGTAGACATCAAACCAGTAGTAGCTAGAATTATACCGGAAAGACTTTCACCACCCATAAGCATTTCATCCACAGAATATTCTGATGCTGGATATACTTCCCCAGAGAGGAAGCCAGTAGTAACTGGTGTGGCCCCTGGGAGACTATCTCCACCTATAAGCATTTCATCAACTGAATATTCGGAGGCAAGCTGTGCTTCCCCCGAGGAGAGCAAGCCCATAGTATCTGGCTTGTTCCCAGAAGTACTATCTCCAGCTATAAGTATCTCCTCCGAGTTTTCGGAGGGTGCCTATTTTTGCACAGATAGAAAGCCCATAGTAGCGGGCACGTTTTCAGAAAGACTGTCTCTGGACACTTGTGCCTCAGTCTCTGAATGTTCAGAGACTAGCGGTACTTCCCCAGAGAGGAAGCCCATAGTAGCAGAACGTGTAGCAGCAAGAATGTCACCAGCTCCAATTGTCTTGTCCTCTGAGTGTTCAGAGACAAGCTATGCTTCCCCAGAAAGGAAGCCATTAGTAGCTGGAAGGTACGTAGAAAGACTATCACCGTCCACAAGTGCCTTATACACGGAGTTTTCTGAGAGCAGCAGGTTTTTCTCAGAGACCAGACCTGCAGCAGCCGGAGAGTACTCAGGAAGGCTGTCTCCAGACACTGGTAGCTTTTCTTCAGAAAGTTCGGAGGCCAGCGGTGCTTCCCCGGAAAGGAAGCCTGTCATAGGGAGAGTGTACCCAGGGAGATTGTCACCGCCTATCAGCATCTCATCCACAGAATATTCCGATCCTGGAGGTGCTTCCCCTGAAAGGAAGCCTATAGTAAGTGGGCTGTTCTCAAGGAGACTGTCTTCTCCCATCAGCATTTCATCTACCGAATATTCTGATATGGGAGGTGCATCTCCTGAAAGGAAGCCTGTCATAAGTGAACTGTTGTCAGAAAGAGTTCGTCCAGTCCAAACTGTTTTGTCCAGTGTATGTTCTGATGATAGATGTATCTCCCCTGAAACTAAACCCGTTGTAAGTGGAATATTTTCAGGGACCCTGTTTTCAGCTACCAGCATCTTGGCCTCTGAGGGTTCAGAGTCTAGATGCACTTCCCCTGAGAACAAGCCCACAGTAAGTGGATTGTTCTCAGAGACAGGGTCTCTACCCCCGGATGTGTTGTCTACTTCGTGTTTAGATGCTAGATGTGTGTCTCCTGGAAGTAAACCCGTAGAAGGTACCATGTTTTCTGAAACCCTTTTTTCAGGGACAAGCATCTTGGCCTCCGAGGGTTCAGAATCTAGAAGTATTTCTCCAGAGAACAAGCCCACAGTTAGTGGGATGTTCTCAGAAACCCTCTTTTCAGGCCCAAGCATCTTGGCCTCTGAGGGTTCAGGGACCAGGTGCACGTCCCCAGAGAACAAACCAGTAGTAACTGGGATGTTCTCAGagaccctctccccacccccaaacatctTCTCCTCCGAAAGCTTGGACACTCGCTGCATTTCACCCGAGAACAAACCAGTTGTAACTGGGATGTTCTCAGAGACATTATCACCACCTATAAAcatcttttcttcagagagctcgGACACTAGGTGCGTTTCTCCAGAGAGCAAGCCAGTAGTAACTGGCTTGCTCTCAGGGAGACTCTCACCACCCATTAGCATTTCATCTACCGAATATTCTGACACTGAATGTGCTTCCCCTGAGAGGAAGCCGGTAGTAGGTGAAATGCTATCAGAGAGACTCTCACCACCCATTAGCATTTCATCCACCGAATATTCTGACACCGAATGTGCTTCCCCAGAAAGGAAGCCCATAGTGACTGGACTTTTTTCAGAAAGACTGCCTCCAACTTCAAGCATTCTCCCCTCCTTGTGTTCCGAAATAAAATTTGCTTCAATACAAAACAAGCCTTCAGTATCTGGACTATTTCCTGAAGGCTTGTCTCCATCTACAAGTTTCTTTACCTCTCAATATTCTGATACAAGATGTACCTCTCCTGACAGCAAACCTGTAATGGCCAGACTGTTTCCACAGGCCACGAGTCTCTTGCCTTCTCGGTATTTTGAGACCTCAGATGACTCTTCAGAAAGCAAGGCTGCAGAGACTGGAAGACTATCTCCATGCACAAGTCTCTTTTCTTCTCAGAGTTCTGAGACAAGATTTTCTTCTACTGAGAGGCTGCCTCCTATATCTAGCCTGTTACCAGAGCTTGTGGATCCTACCACATTTATCCTGGCTGCTCAGTGTCCTGGCTTAAGGTTTGCCTCATCAGAGAACAATCCTGAAGGATCTGCACCATCCCCAGAAGGGCTCTCCCCTGCGACAGGTTTTGTGTACCCTCCATCTTCTGAGACAAGAGCTGCTTCATCAGAGAACAATCCTGAAGTCTCTGAAGTGTTCTCAGAAAGATTGTCTCCGACAACAGGTATTGTGTCCTCTCTATGTTTTGAAAAAATACTTGCTTCCACAGGGAGCAAGCCTGTAGTATCCAGAATGTTCTCAGAGAGTATGTTTCCTGCCACAGGTTTCCTGTATCCTCCAGAAAGTGATCCTGCAGTATCTGGCATTTTCTCAGAAAGACTGTCTCCAGCAACAGGTATTATGTCCTCTCTATGTTTTCTGACAATATTTGCTTCCACAGAGAGCAAGTCTATAGTATCCACAGTGTTCTCAGAAAGCGTCTCTCCCACCACAGGTATTGTGTCTTCTCTATGTTTTGTCATAATCTTGGCTTCCACAGAGAGTGATCTTGCAATAATTGGAGTGTTCTCAGAGGGACTGTCTCCTTCCACAGGCATCACATTCCGTCCATGTTCAGAGACAGGAGCTGCTTTGACAGACAGCAATTCTGCAGGAACTGGAGTGTTTTCAGGGAGCCTGTCTCCTACAGGAG GTATCACATTCCCTCCATGTTCAGAGACAGAAGCTGCTTTGACAGACAGCAATTCTGCAGGAACTGGAGTGTTTTCAGGGAGCCTGTCTCCTACAGCAG AGTGTTTGTCTCCTTCCACAGGTATCACATTCCCTCCATGTTCAGAGACAGGAGCTGCTTTGACAGACAGCAATCCTGTAGGAACTGGAGTAGTGTCAGAAAAACCATCTCCTACAGCAG GTATCACATTCCCTCCATGTTCAGAGAAAGGAGCTGCTTTGACAGACAGCAATTCTGCAGGAACTGGAGTGTTTTCAGGGAGCCTGTCTCCTACAGCAG AGTGTGTGTCTCCTTCCACAGGTATCACATTCCCTCCATGTTCAGAGACAGGAGCTGCTTTGACAGACAGCGGTCCTGTAGGAACTGGAGTAGTGTCAGAAAAACCATCTCCTACAGCGG GTATCTCATTCCCTCCATGTTTGGAGACAGGTGCTGATTCAACAGGAAGTGATACCACAGGAATTGGAATGCTGTCAAAGAGTCTATCTCCTACAGCAG GTGCTGATTTAACAGGAAGTGATACCACAGGAATTGGAATGCTGTCAAAGAGTCTATCTCCTACAGCAG GTGCTGATTTAACAGGAAGTGATACCACAGGAATTAGAATGCTGTCAAAGAGTCTATCTCCTACAGCAG ATATCTCATTCCCTCCATGTTTGGAGACAGGTGCTGATTTAACAGGAAGTGATACCACAGGAATTGGAATGCTGTCAAAGAGTCTATCTCCTACAGCGG GTATCTCATTCCCTCCATGTTTGGAGACAGGTGCTGATTTAACAGGAAGTGATACCACAGGAATTGGAATGCTGTCAAAGAGTCTATCTCCTACAGCAG ATATCTCATTCCCTCCATGTTTGGAGACAGGTGCTGATTCAACAGGAAGTGATACCACAGGAATTGGAATGCTGTCAAAGAGTCTATCTCCTACAGCAG ATATCTCATTCCCTCCATGTTTGGAGACAGGTGCTGATTCAACAGGAAGTGATACCACAGGAATTGGAATGCTGTCAAAGAGTCTATCTCCTACAGCAG ATATCTCATTCCCTCCATGTTTGGAGACAGGTGCTGATTTAACAGGAAGTGATACCACAGGAATTGGAATGCTGTCAAAGAGTCTATCTCCTACAGCAG ATATCTCATTCCCTCCATGTTTGGAGACAGGTGCTGATTCAACAGGAAGTGATACCACAGGAATTGGAATGCTGTCAAAGAGTCTATCTCCTACAGCAG ATATCTCATTCCCTCCATGTTTGGAGACAGGTGCTGATTTAGCAGGAAGTGATACCACAGGAATTGGAATGCTTTCAGAGAGACTGTCTCCTATAGCAG ATATCTCATTCCCTCCATGTTTGGAGACAGGTGCTGATTTAGCAGGAAGTGATACCACAGGAATTGGAATGCTGTCAGACAGACTATCTCCTACAGCAG ATATCTCATTCCCTCCATGTTTGGAGACAGGTGCTGATTTAACAGGAAGTGATACCACAGGAATTGGAATGCTTTCAGAGAGACTGTCTCCTACAGCAG ATGAAGCAGCAATGCGGACAGCGCTACCTGACGATAATTAA